One region of Aurantimonas sp. HBX-1 genomic DNA includes:
- a CDS encoding nucleoside triphosphate hydrolase, with the protein MTRLSLGSLAETILARRGTGRFVVAIAGSPGSGKSTTAEMLVDRLNAASPGIADILPMDGFHYDDLVLEARGDRPRKGAPHTFDVDGLAVMLDRLRADDGRSVAVPVFDRAIEIARAGARIIAPGARIIIVEGNYLLLDHPDWAALRTRFDQTVMLDVPEPVLRRRLTERWLGFGLTGPALADKLEGNDLPNMRLVLERSVPADIVVANDEA; encoded by the coding sequence ATGACCCGCCTGAGCCTCGGCAGTCTCGCCGAGACGATCCTCGCCCGCCGGGGCACCGGCCGCTTCGTCGTCGCCATCGCCGGCTCGCCGGGCTCCGGCAAGAGCACGACCGCCGAAATGCTGGTCGACCGGCTGAACGCCGCCTCGCCCGGCATCGCCGACATATTGCCGATGGACGGCTTCCATTACGACGACCTGGTGCTGGAGGCGCGCGGCGACCGGCCCCGCAAGGGCGCGCCGCACACGTTCGACGTCGATGGGCTGGCGGTGATGCTGGACCGGCTCAGGGCGGACGACGGCCGTTCGGTCGCCGTGCCGGTCTTCGACCGGGCCATCGAGATCGCCCGCGCGGGGGCGCGCATCATCGCGCCGGGCGCTAGGATCATCATAGTCGAGGGCAACTACCTGCTGCTAGACCACCCGGACTGGGCGGCGCTGCGCACCCGCTTCGACCAGACCGTCATGCTCGACGTGCCCGAGCCGGTGCTGCGCCGGCGCCTCACCGAACGCTGGCTGGGCTTCGGCCTCACCGGCCCGGCGCTGGCCGACAAGCTCGAGGGCAACGATTTGCCGAACATGCGGCTGGTGCTGGAGCGGAGCGTTCCGGCGGACATCGTGGTGGCGAACGACGAGGCTTGA
- a CDS encoding alpha-2-macroglobulin family protein, with amino-acid sequence MRVIGTLSAALAALVLALVLAAPAGAQVAERRIVTTEGADYFGRDYDILKDVDLDLCTAACLGDRRCKAFTLNTNSRWCFLKEEEGELRRVAGAISGKVVAAATVDDDSIAAREAELDFLPRATLDEARRLRLELAGADRDSSFGEVTADSLAARAAAALSYPEAIRAWREALQRDPLDHRAWLGLSDAALAYNPEQYSERPQNDRFRELGAVNAYLVAASDDERADALRALGASFEAKQDWKLAIRSYRASVAIADVASVEDRLDAVVAEHGFRIVEHTVDNNAASPRICLTFSDTLSGTLTSSENAGDYVSVEGGDNLPVTASGNQICVDGVTHGERYRIVARAGITAIDGETLGRPAELSIYVRDRDPSVRFATNAYVLPAGGEATIPVTTINTDRIEARLQRIGDRALSRVIGDERFLRGLSDWQIDEVASDSGEDVWTGTVDVARETNEEVTTAIPVSAIAETIEPGVYILSARAKNGPQYQDTLATQWFVVSDIGLTSFAAEDGFHVLARSLGTAAPIEGARLELVAVNNQVLGAATTDADGHARFPAGLLRGTGGDRPSVLTADRGGDDFVFLDMTQAPFDLTDRGVGGRAPAGPLDIFLTAERGIYRTGDTAFFTGTVRNATGAAVEGLTLTGIATRPDGVEFTRRQITDEGAGGFVWDLDLPDNAMRGVWKVALHTDPKQPALAEKTIIVEDFEPETIDFDLDASAETLDPASPPTIDVAVRYLFGAPAGELEVGGEAVLTAADAIEAFPGYRFGLAGDEATALRQPFETATTDADGNATLALTPFDAPATTKPVTASLQVRVTDAAGRPVERTLALPLAGSAPRLGLKPRFDGAVAEGAEAGFDVIAIDAAGERQSLAGVEWRLEKITTQFQWYSTAGSWNYEPVRSGERVASGTIDIAADAPASLSLPVEWGEYELSLTDPGGAALPASAGFDAGWYVAASSMDTPDMARVSLDKPRYAVGDTATVHIEPRFAGTAEVLVMGESVIETRTAEIGAEGGEVTLEVTPEWGAGAYIAAIVYRPMDLDAKRMPGRAIGLAHASVDPGERQLSVAITAPDKIEPRRQVDVSVAVGGVRPGETAYLTLAAVDEGILNITQFEPPSLSGYYFGQRRLGVEIRDLYSKLIDRMQGAPGTVRSGGDASGNYESPPPMDELVALFSGIVTVGADGRASVPLDIPDFNGSLKLMALAWSKTGVGEASADMLVRDPVVIAVSRPRFLAPGDTSRIAIDVTHVEGPSGEVGLSLTGGTGIVSLGGEAATRLDLAEGARERFMLPVTAEAIGDAAFEVALTLPDGEVLTKAFSVPVRSIAPETVERSRVVLAANGGRLALDPDIFADLVPGTGAATLTVTGAAEFDVAGVVRALDRYPYGCTEQITSRAMPLVYLDPTILAAGLGRTEDVRKRVDEAIAGVLANQASNGGFGLWQPDYGDLWLDAYVTDFLTRAREAGYAVPETAFTLAIDNLRNSLAYLPESPDFGPVAYAYYVLARDGRAAIGDLRYYVDNELDNFRTPLAKAQIAAALALYGDRVRAERVFRAAIDASEAGMTPIADRSDYGTALRDDAAILTLGLETDVDGLSFDGLLQRVNAGRQERRHTSTQEDAWSLLAAHALLGRNPPRLTVDGQDHDGVYSRAFDAAGLAAGLDLANRAATPVTAEVTLRGVPEVAPPASVDGYAISRSYYTLEGELADPSEIGQGDRLVAVVEMTPVDAGPARLIIDDPLPAGFEIDNPAILRGGDVAALDWLELTGEAAHTEFRADRFLAAIDQGADDTATRRFAYIVRAVSPGEFVHPAALVENMYDPTRRGRTDESRVSVIGPLR; translated from the coding sequence ATGCGCGTCATCGGCACTCTGTCAGCGGCGCTCGCCGCGCTCGTCCTCGCACTGGTCCTGGCCGCGCCCGCAGGGGCGCAGGTCGCCGAGCGACGCATCGTCACCACCGAGGGCGCCGACTATTTCGGCCGCGACTACGACATCCTCAAGGATGTCGACCTCGATCTCTGCACCGCCGCCTGCCTCGGCGACCGGCGCTGCAAGGCCTTTACCCTCAACACCAACAGCCGCTGGTGCTTCTTGAAGGAGGAGGAGGGCGAACTGCGCCGCGTCGCCGGCGCCATATCCGGCAAGGTGGTCGCCGCGGCGACGGTGGACGACGATTCGATCGCGGCGCGCGAGGCCGAGCTCGACTTCCTGCCGCGCGCGACGCTCGACGAGGCGCGGCGGCTGCGGCTGGAACTCGCCGGCGCCGACCGCGACAGCAGCTTTGGCGAAGTCACCGCCGACAGCCTGGCGGCCCGTGCCGCCGCCGCTTTGTCCTATCCGGAGGCGATCCGCGCCTGGCGCGAGGCGCTGCAGCGTGACCCGCTCGACCACCGCGCCTGGCTGGGACTGTCGGATGCGGCGCTCGCCTACAATCCCGAGCAATATTCCGAGCGGCCGCAGAACGACCGGTTCCGCGAGCTGGGCGCCGTCAACGCCTATCTGGTCGCCGCGAGCGACGACGAGCGGGCCGACGCGCTGCGGGCGCTGGGCGCCAGCTTCGAGGCGAAGCAGGACTGGAAGCTGGCGATCCGCAGCTACCGCGCCAGCGTCGCCATCGCCGATGTCGCCTCGGTAGAGGACCGGCTCGATGCGGTGGTCGCCGAGCATGGCTTCCGCATCGTCGAGCACACGGTCGACAACAATGCCGCCAGCCCCCGCATCTGCCTCACCTTCTCCGACACGCTGTCCGGCACGCTGACGAGTTCAGAGAACGCCGGCGACTATGTCAGCGTCGAGGGCGGCGACAATCTGCCGGTGACCGCCAGCGGCAACCAGATCTGCGTCGACGGCGTCACCCATGGCGAGCGCTACCGCATCGTCGCGCGCGCCGGCATCACGGCGATCGACGGCGAGACGCTGGGCCGGCCGGCCGAGCTCAGCATCTATGTCCGCGACCGCGATCCGTCGGTGCGCTTTGCCACCAATGCCTACGTGCTGCCGGCCGGCGGCGAGGCGACGATCCCGGTGACGACGATCAACACCGACCGGATCGAGGCGCGGCTGCAGCGCATCGGCGACCGCGCCCTGTCGCGCGTCATCGGCGACGAGCGCTTCCTGCGCGGCCTGTCGGACTGGCAGATCGACGAGGTGGCGAGCGACAGCGGCGAGGACGTATGGACCGGCACGGTCGACGTCGCGCGGGAGACCAATGAAGAGGTGACCACCGCGATCCCTGTCTCGGCCATCGCCGAGACGATCGAGCCCGGCGTCTACATCCTCTCCGCCAGGGCCAAGAACGGCCCGCAATACCAGGACACGCTGGCGACCCAGTGGTTCGTGGTCAGCGACATCGGCCTGACCAGCTTCGCCGCCGAGGACGGGTTCCACGTGCTCGCCCGCTCGCTCGGCACCGCGGCGCCGATCGAGGGCGCCCGGCTCGAACTCGTCGCGGTCAACAACCAGGTGCTCGGCGCGGCGACGACCGACGCGGACGGCCATGCGCGCTTTCCCGCCGGGCTGCTGCGCGGCACCGGCGGCGACCGCCCGTCAGTGCTGACCGCCGACAGAGGCGGGGACGACTTCGTCTTCCTCGACATGACGCAGGCGCCCTTCGACCTCACCGACCGCGGCGTCGGCGGTCGTGCGCCGGCCGGGCCGCTCGACATCTTCCTCACCGCCGAGCGCGGCATCTACCGCACCGGCGACACCGCCTTCTTCACCGGCACGGTCCGCAACGCCACGGGCGCGGCGGTCGAGGGCCTGACGCTGACCGGCATCGCGACGCGGCCGGACGGCGTCGAGTTCACCCGCCGGCAGATCACCGATGAGGGCGCCGGCGGCTTCGTCTGGGATCTCGACCTGCCGGACAACGCCATGCGCGGCGTCTGGAAGGTGGCGCTGCACACCGATCCGAAGCAGCCGGCGCTCGCCGAAAAGACCATCATCGTGGAGGATTTCGAGCCGGAGACGATCGACTTCGACCTCGACGCCTCGGCCGAGACGCTCGATCCGGCCTCGCCGCCGACCATCGACGTGGCGGTGCGCTATCTCTTCGGCGCGCCGGCCGGCGAGCTCGAGGTCGGCGGCGAGGCGGTGCTGACCGCGGCCGACGCCATCGAGGCCTTCCCCGGCTACCGCTTCGGCCTCGCCGGCGACGAGGCGACGGCGCTCCGCCAGCCTTTCGAGACCGCCACCACCGATGCCGACGGCAACGCCACCCTGGCGTTGACCCCGTTCGACGCGCCGGCGACGACGAAGCCGGTGACCGCGTCGCTGCAGGTGCGCGTCACCGACGCCGCCGGCCGGCCGGTGGAGCGCACGCTCGCGCTGCCGCTCGCCGGGTCGGCGCCGCGGCTCGGCCTCAAGCCACGTTTCGATGGCGCCGTGGCCGAGGGCGCCGAGGCCGGCTTCGACGTGATCGCCATCGACGCGGCCGGCGAACGCCAGTCGCTCGCCGGGGTGGAATGGCGGCTGGAGAAGATCACCACCCAGTTCCAGTGGTACTCGACCGCCGGCAGCTGGAACTACGAGCCGGTGCGCAGCGGCGAGCGCGTCGCCAGCGGCACGATCGACATCGCGGCGGACGCCCCCGCGTCGTTGTCGCTGCCGGTCGAATGGGGCGAATACGAGCTGTCGCTGACCGATCCCGGCGGCGCCGCGCTGCCGGCGAGCGCCGGCTTCGATGCCGGCTGGTACGTCGCCGCGTCCTCGATGGACACGCCCGACATGGCCCGCGTGTCGCTCGACAAGCCGCGCTACGCAGTCGGCGACACCGCGACCGTGCATATCGAGCCGCGCTTTGCCGGAACGGCGGAAGTGCTGGTGATGGGCGAGAGCGTGATCGAGACCCGCACCGCCGAAATCGGCGCGGAGGGCGGCGAGGTGACGCTCGAGGTGACCCCCGAATGGGGGGCGGGCGCCTATATCGCCGCCATCGTCTACCGGCCGATGGATCTCGACGCCAAGCGCATGCCGGGCCGCGCCATCGGCCTTGCCCATGCGAGCGTCGACCCGGGCGAGCGCCAGCTGTCCGTGGCGATCACCGCGCCGGACAAGATCGAGCCGCGCCGGCAGGTCGACGTTTCGGTGGCGGTGGGCGGCGTCCGGCCGGGCGAGACCGCCTATCTGACGCTGGCGGCGGTGGACGAGGGCATCCTCAACATCACGCAGTTCGAGCCGCCGTCGCTGTCGGGCTATTATTTCGGCCAGCGGCGCCTCGGCGTCGAGATCCGCGACCTCTATTCCAAGCTGATCGACCGGATGCAGGGGGCGCCCGGCACGGTGCGCTCGGGCGGCGACGCCAGCGGCAACTACGAGTCGCCGCCGCCGATGGACGAGCTGGTGGCGCTGTTCTCCGGCATCGTCACCGTCGGTGCCGACGGCAGGGCCAGCGTGCCGCTCGACATTCCGGACTTCAACGGCTCGCTGAAGCTGATGGCGCTCGCCTGGAGCAAGACCGGCGTCGGCGAGGCCAGCGCCGACATGCTGGTGCGCGACCCGGTGGTGATCGCCGTGAGCCGGCCGCGCTTCCTGGCGCCGGGCGACACGTCTCGCATCGCCATCGACGTCACCCATGTCGAGGGCCCGAGCGGCGAGGTCGGCCTGTCGCTGACCGGCGGGACCGGCATCGTCTCGCTCGGCGGCGAGGCCGCAACGCGCCTCGACCTTGCCGAAGGGGCGCGCGAGCGGTTCATGCTGCCGGTGACGGCGGAGGCGATCGGCGACGCCGCCTTCGAGGTGGCGCTCACCCTGCCGGACGGCGAGGTCCTGACCAAGGCCTTCTCGGTGCCGGTGCGCTCGATCGCGCCGGAGACCGTGGAGCGGAGCCGCGTCGTGCTGGCCGCCAATGGCGGCCGCCTGGCGCTCGACCCGGACATCTTCGCCGACCTCGTGCCCGGCACCGGCGCGGCGACGCTGACGGTCACCGGCGCCGCCGAGTTCGACGTCGCCGGCGTCGTGCGGGCGCTGGACCGCTATCCCTATGGCTGCACTGAGCAGATCACCAGCCGCGCGATGCCACTGGTCTATCTCGACCCGACCATCCTCGCCGCCGGGCTCGGCCGCACCGAGGACGTGCGCAAGCGGGTCGACGAGGCGATCGCCGGGGTGCTCGCCAACCAGGCGTCGAACGGCGGCTTCGGCCTGTGGCAGCCCGATTACGGCGACCTCTGGCTCGACGCCTATGTCACCGACTTCCTGACCCGTGCGCGGGAGGCGGGTTACGCGGTACCCGAGACCGCCTTCACCCTGGCGATCGACAATCTGCGCAACAGCCTCGCCTATCTGCCGGAATCGCCGGACTTCGGCCCCGTCGCCTATGCCTATTACGTGCTCGCCCGCGACGGCCGCGCGGCGATCGGCGACCTGCGCTACTATGTCGACAACGAGCTGGACAATTTCCGCACCCCGCTCGCCAAGGCGCAGATCGCCGCGGCGCTGGCGCTCTACGGCGACCGGGTGAGGGCGGAGCGGGTGTTCCGCGCGGCGATCGACGCGTCCGAGGCGGGCATGACCCCGATCGCCGACCGCAGCGACTACGGCACCGCGCTGCGCGACGATGCCGCGATCCTGACGCTGGGCCTCGAGACGGACGTCGACGGCCTCAGCTTCGACGGGCTGCTGCAGCGGGTCAATGCCGGGCGCCAGGAGCGGCGCCATACCAGCACGCAGGAGGACGCCTGGTCGCTGCTCGCCGCCCACGCGCTGCTCGGCCGCAACCCGCCGCGGCTCACCGTCGACGGCCAGGACCACGACGGCGTCTACTCACGGGCCTTCGATGCCGCCGGCCTTGCCGCCGGGCTCGACCTTGCCAACCGGGCGGCGACGCCGGTGACCGCCGAGGTGACGCTGCGCGGCGTGCCCGAGGTGGCGCCGCCCGCCTCCGTCGACGGCTATGCGATCAGCCGCAGCTACTACACGCTGGAGGGCGAGCTCGCCGACCCGTCCGAGATCGGCCAGGGCGACCGGCTGGTGGCGGTGGTCGAGATGACCCCGGTCGATGCCGGGCCGGCGCGGCTGATCATCGACGATCCGCTGCCGGCGGGCTTCGAGATCGACAACCCGGCGATCCTGCGCGGCGGCGACGTGGCGGCGCTCGACTGGCTGGAGCTGACCGGCGAGGCGGCGCACACCGAGTTCCGCGCCGACCGCTTCCTCGCCGCCATCGACCAGGGCGCCGACGACACCGCGACGCGGCGCTTCGCCTATATCGTCCGGGCGGTGTCGCCGGGCGAATTCGTGCATCCGGCGGCTTTGGTCGAGAACATGTACGACCCGACCCGGCGCGGCCGCACCGACGAGAGCCGCGTCAGCGTCATCGGCCCGCTGCGGTGA
- a CDS encoding diacylglycerol kinase, whose protein sequence is MSLDAVRDRTVPPKHTGLRHLVAATGYSLAGLRCLLGEPAFRHELAFGALVFAALAYGGASLAAWLVQGILLLALVAVEALNTAIERIVDRLSPDWSPFARNAKDLGSLAVGCLILANVLMVILALAG, encoded by the coding sequence ATGAGCCTCGACGCCGTCCGCGATCGCACCGTCCCGCCGAAACATACCGGGCTTCGCCACCTCGTCGCGGCGACGGGCTACTCGCTTGCCGGGCTGCGCTGCCTCCTCGGCGAGCCGGCCTTCCGCCACGAGCTCGCCTTCGGCGCGCTGGTCTTCGCGGCGCTTGCCTATGGCGGCGCGTCGCTGGCGGCCTGGCTGGTCCAGGGCATCCTGCTGCTGGCGCTGGTCGCCGTCGAGGCGCTGAACACGGCGATCGAGCGCATCGTCGACCGGCTGTCGCCCGACTGGTCGCCATTCGCCCGGAACGCCAAGGATCTCGGCTCCCTCGCGGTCGGCTGCCTGATCCTCGCGAACGTCCTGATGGTGATCCTGGCGCTCGCCGGCTGA
- a CDS encoding response regulator transcription factor, whose protein sequence is MKVLLIEDDPTTAAYVVQGLRQEGHDCDHAISGPIGLELAFTRAYDAMVVDRMLPGLDGLSLMRALRAGGNGVPAIFLTAVGGVDDRVEGLEAGADDYLLKPFAFSELMARLSALTRRTAGKRQEETILRVGDLEMNLIARTVSRAGVPIELQPREFRLLEYLMRNRGRVLTRTMLLERVWEFHFDPKTNVVETHVSRLRAKIDRPFAGEMIRTVRGSGYSIDAAS, encoded by the coding sequence TTGAAGGTGCTGCTCATCGAGGACGACCCGACGACCGCGGCCTATGTCGTCCAGGGCCTGCGGCAGGAGGGCCACGACTGCGACCACGCCATCAGTGGTCCGATCGGGCTGGAGCTCGCCTTCACCCGCGCCTACGACGCGATGGTCGTCGACCGGATGCTGCCGGGCCTCGACGGGCTGTCGCTGATGCGGGCGCTGCGGGCCGGCGGCAACGGCGTCCCGGCGATCTTCCTCACCGCGGTCGGCGGCGTCGACGACCGGGTCGAGGGCCTCGAGGCGGGCGCCGACGACTATCTCCTCAAGCCCTTCGCCTTCTCCGAGCTGATGGCGCGGCTGAGCGCCCTCACCCGGCGCACGGCGGGCAAGCGCCAGGAGGAAACCATCCTGCGCGTCGGCGACCTGGAGATGAACCTCATCGCCCGCACCGTGTCGCGGGCGGGCGTTCCGATCGAGCTGCAGCCGCGCGAGTTCCGCCTGCTGGAATACCTGATGCGCAACCGCGGCCGCGTCCTGACCCGCACCATGCTGCTGGAGCGCGTCTGGGAGTTCCACTTCGACCCCAAGACCAACGTCGTGGAGACGCATGTCAGCCGGCTCCGCGCCAAGATCGACCGGCCCTTCGCCGGCGAGATGATCCGCACCGTCAGGGGCTCGGGATATTCCATCGATGCCGCTTCCTGA
- a CDS encoding alpha/beta hydrolase, translating into MTNDMFAARLRLLSAGASLDRARLAVVCLHGRGGSAEDIIGLGPALGEDGIAYFAPQADGGAWYPRPFMEPLAANEPALSAALARVGEILDGLAVQGFGRERVVLAGFSQGACLSAEYLARHPDRVGALLGFSGGLIGPTVADRETPADLTGVPVFLGCSERDPFIPAVRVRETAEHLQKRGAAVTAKLYPGNAHTINEDQIVEGRKLLAQLAG; encoded by the coding sequence ATGACCAACGACATGTTCGCCGCCCGCCTCCGCCTGTTGTCGGCGGGGGCATCGCTCGACCGGGCGAGGCTGGCGGTGGTCTGCCTGCACGGGCGCGGCGGCTCGGCCGAGGACATTATCGGCCTCGGCCCGGCACTCGGCGAGGATGGAATCGCCTATTTCGCGCCGCAGGCCGACGGCGGCGCCTGGTACCCGCGGCCGTTCATGGAGCCGCTGGCCGCCAACGAGCCGGCGCTGTCGGCGGCGCTCGCACGGGTCGGCGAGATCCTCGACGGTCTTGCCGTGCAGGGCTTCGGGCGCGAACGCGTCGTGCTCGCCGGCTTCTCGCAGGGCGCCTGCCTTTCGGCGGAATATCTCGCCCGCCATCCGGACCGCGTCGGCGCGCTGCTCGGCTTCAGCGGCGGGCTGATCGGGCCTACCGTCGCGGACCGGGAGACGCCGGCGGACCTGACGGGCGTGCCGGTGTTCCTCGGCTGCTCGGAGCGCGACCCGTTCATCCCGGCCGTGCGGGTCCGCGAGACGGCCGAGCACCTGCAGAAGCGCGGCGCGGCGGTGACGGCGAAGCTCTATCCGGGCAACGCCCACACGATCAACGAAGACCAGATCGTCGAAGGCCGCAAGCTGCTGGCGCAGCTCGCCGGCTGA
- a CDS encoding ring-cleaving dioxygenase, whose amino-acid sequence MSLALKGIHHLTAITADAPGNLRFYTQLLGLRLVKKTVNQDDTSAYHLFYADGKATPGTDITFFDWPAPRERRGTHAISRTGLRVAGAESLVYWRDRLAAAGASVGEIRDLDGRASLDFEDPEGQRLRLVDDGGAGEANPWDASTVPAEHQIRGLGPITLSVPDLSRTASVLTALMNMREVRSYQDGGATVHVFEMGEGGPAAELHVAVEPGLPQAGQGAGGVHHVAFRAADVEELHQWTERLKGFRLPSSGEVERYYFRSLYFREPNGILFEIATDGPGFAVDEPMESLGESLALPPFLEGRRASIEANLKPLT is encoded by the coding sequence ATGTCCCTCGCCCTCAAAGGCATCCATCACCTGACCGCGATCACCGCCGACGCGCCGGGCAACCTGCGCTTCTACACGCAGCTGCTCGGGCTGCGGCTGGTCAAGAAGACGGTCAACCAGGACGACACGAGCGCATACCATCTGTTCTACGCGGACGGGAAGGCGACGCCCGGCACCGACATCACCTTCTTCGACTGGCCGGCCCCGCGCGAGCGGCGCGGCACCCACGCCATCTCGCGCACCGGGCTGCGGGTGGCGGGCGCCGAAAGCCTCGTCTACTGGCGCGACCGGCTGGCGGCGGCCGGCGCCAGCGTCGGCGAGATCCGCGACCTCGACGGCCGCGCCTCCCTCGACTTCGAGGATCCGGAGGGCCAGCGCCTGCGGCTGGTCGACGACGGCGGCGCCGGCGAGGCCAATCCGTGGGACGCCAGCACCGTGCCGGCCGAGCACCAGATCCGCGGCCTCGGGCCGATCACCCTCTCGGTGCCGGACCTGTCGCGCACCGCGTCCGTCCTGACGGCGCTGATGAACATGCGCGAGGTGCGCAGCTACCAGGATGGCGGCGCGACGGTGCATGTCTTCGAGATGGGCGAGGGCGGGCCGGCGGCGGAGCTGCACGTCGCCGTCGAGCCGGGCCTGCCGCAGGCCGGCCAGGGTGCCGGCGGCGTCCACCACGTCGCCTTCCGCGCCGCCGACGTCGAGGAACTGCACCAGTGGACCGAGCGGCTGAAAGGTTTCCGCCTGCCGTCGAGCGGCGAGGTGGAGCGCTACTACTTCCGCTCGCTGTATTTCCGCGAGCCGAACGGCATCCTGTTCGAGATCGCCACGGACGGGCCGGGCTTCGCGGTCGACGAGCCGATGGAGAGTCTCGGCGAGAGCCTGGCGCTGCCGCCCTTCCTGGAAGGCAGGCGCGCGTCCATCGAGGCCAATCTGAAGCCGCTGACCTGA
- a CDS encoding phosphoethanolamine transferase, with protein sequence MRPYRPRLGSIPLVLIVSVYLLALTNDTFWRKGLAYLGGHEGQLAALGFCLLLLCVAALTTFSAKYIVKPFLIFAILVAATASYFVDTFGLVIDREMIQNVALTTSSEAAHLLSPGLLAHLLAYGILPSLLVALVKVAHRPFWEKVRVNSLVIFPCLGVTVAIVLANYPSFSSTFRSHRDLMASFNPAAPIVATVKYAIREMEERDIVAAPLGTDARPAARAGGTGKPLVTVVVVGETARAANFGLYGYARDTNPELSRRDVVAFQNVASCGTSTAVSVPCMFSNLTRGGYSSKAGRSVENLTDVLSHAHVDVRWLDNNTGSADVADRIPYEYLPATKDPRFCSDGECHDEILVEHLRTALADVRQDTVIFLHQLGSHGPAYHLRAPAAFQRYQPTCRDESFADCTREEIVNAYDNTILYTDHVLAEIVDLLADRTDLAASMLYVSDHGESLGENGLYLHAIPYFMAPSTQTHVPMIAWFSEPYRRETGIDAACVAARKDDPLSHDNFFHTVLGTAEIATSVYDRGLDALAPCRSATPQLAAARETAR encoded by the coding sequence ATGCGCCCCTATCGCCCCCGCCTCGGCAGCATCCCGCTCGTCCTGATCGTCTCCGTCTATCTCCTCGCCCTGACCAACGACACGTTCTGGCGCAAGGGCCTGGCGTATCTCGGCGGTCACGAGGGACAGCTCGCCGCCCTCGGCTTCTGCCTGCTCCTGCTCTGCGTCGCGGCACTGACGACGTTTTCGGCGAAGTACATCGTCAAGCCGTTCCTGATCTTCGCGATCCTCGTTGCCGCGACCGCCTCGTATTTCGTCGACACGTTCGGCCTGGTGATCGACCGGGAGATGATCCAGAACGTCGCCCTCACCACCAGCTCGGAGGCGGCGCACCTCCTGTCGCCCGGCCTTCTCGCGCACTTGCTGGCCTACGGCATCCTGCCGTCGCTGCTGGTCGCGCTGGTGAAGGTCGCGCACCGGCCGTTCTGGGAGAAGGTCAGGGTCAACAGCCTGGTGATCTTCCCCTGCCTCGGCGTCACCGTCGCGATCGTCCTGGCGAACTATCCGAGCTTTTCCTCCACCTTCCGCAGCCATCGCGACCTGATGGCGAGCTTCAATCCCGCCGCACCGATCGTGGCGACGGTCAAATACGCGATCCGGGAGATGGAGGAGCGCGACATCGTCGCCGCCCCGCTCGGGACCGACGCGCGGCCAGCGGCGCGGGCCGGGGGCACGGGCAAGCCGCTGGTCACGGTCGTCGTCGTCGGCGAAACCGCGCGCGCCGCGAATTTCGGCCTCTACGGCTACGCCCGCGACACCAATCCGGAACTCAGCCGGCGCGATGTCGTCGCCTTCCAGAACGTTGCCAGCTGCGGCACGTCGACGGCCGTCTCGGTGCCCTGCATGTTCTCCAACCTCACGCGCGGCGGCTATTCCAGCAAGGCCGGACGCTCCGTGGAGAACCTCACCGACGTCCTCAGCCACGCCCATGTCGACGTGCGGTGGCTCGACAACAACACCGGGTCGGCGGATGTCGCCGATCGCATCCCCTACGAATATCTGCCCGCCACCAAGGATCCGCGCTTCTGCTCGGACGGCGAGTGCCACGACGAGATCCTGGTCGAGCACCTGCGGACGGCGCTCGCCGACGTGCGCCAGGACACGGTGATCTTCCTGCACCAGCTGGGCAGCCACGGCCCGGCCTATCACCTGCGCGCCCCGGCGGCCTTCCAGCGCTACCAGCCGACGTGCCGGGACGAGTCCTTCGCCGACTGCACGCGCGAGGAAATCGTCAACGCCTACGACAACACGATCCTCTACACCGATCACGTGCTGGCCGAGATCGTCGACCTGCTGGCCGACCGGACCGACCTTGCGGCCTCGATGCTCTACGTCTCCGACCACGGCGAGTCGCTCGGCGAGAACGGCCTCTATCTGCACGCCATCCCGTATTTCATGGCGCCGTCGACGCAGACCCACGTGCCGATGATCGCCTGGTTCTCCGAGCCCTACCGGCGCGAGACCGGCATCGACGCCGCCTGCGTCGCCGCCCGCAAGGACGATCCCCTGTCCCACGACAATTTCTTCCACACCGTGCTCGGCACGGCGGAAATCGCCACGAGCGTGTATGATCGCGGCCTCGACGCGTTGGCGCCCTGCCGCAGCGCCACGCCGCAGCTCGCCGCGGCCAGGGAAACCGCACGATGA